One window from the genome of Deltaproteobacteria bacterium PRO3 encodes:
- a CDS encoding CBS domain-containing protein, with translation MFGKRLEIFRLFGFPIRVDLSWLLILFMVTYSLAGGYFPANHPGMPVSAYWAMAFVAAIGLFLSILFHELAHSLVGRHYRLPIDGITLFIFGGVAEMREEAESPRVEFLMSAVGPVASGILALLFFYLRHLTEIHEVNRALELIFYYLGFMNLILALFNLVPAFPLDGGRMFRSILWAIKKDFDWATRVAAKIGWGFGWLLIGYGAFSLAAGNSFGGLWYILIGFFLKQASSMSEQQVVLKKRLETAKVADLMQRQFVQVDPDVTLEQLQRELAGREVYPQLPVVAAGRLVGFLPLGKLEGLSREHWLHGRVGQFTDRDFQKISIGPGQSAWEALEAMKGGSWAQLFVVEDERLIGVISANDLLSWVRAKAG, from the coding sequence ATGTTCGGAAAACGCCTCGAAATCTTCCGCCTCTTCGGATTCCCCATCCGCGTCGACTTGAGCTGGCTGCTGATCCTCTTCATGGTCACCTACAGCTTGGCGGGCGGATACTTTCCCGCCAATCACCCGGGCATGCCGGTGAGCGCCTACTGGGCCATGGCCTTCGTGGCGGCGATCGGGCTCTTTTTGTCCATCCTCTTCCACGAGCTGGCGCATTCCCTGGTGGGTCGGCACTACCGCCTGCCGATCGACGGCATTACGCTCTTCATCTTCGGCGGCGTGGCCGAGATGCGGGAGGAGGCCGAGTCGCCCCGCGTCGAGTTCCTGATGTCGGCGGTGGGGCCGGTGGCCAGCGGGATCTTGGCCCTGTTGTTCTTCTACCTGCGGCACCTGACGGAGATTCACGAGGTCAACCGGGCGCTGGAGCTGATCTTCTATTATCTCGGCTTCATGAATTTGATCCTGGCCCTGTTCAACCTGGTGCCGGCCTTTCCGCTCGACGGAGGCCGGATGTTTCGCTCCATTCTCTGGGCGATCAAGAAGGACTTCGACTGGGCGACCCGCGTCGCGGCGAAGATCGGCTGGGGTTTCGGTTGGCTCTTGATCGGTTACGGGGCCTTCAGCCTCGCGGCCGGCAATTCCTTCGGCGGACTGTGGTACATCCTGATCGGGTTTTTCCTGAAGCAGGCCTCCAGCATGAGCGAGCAGCAGGTCGTCTTGAAGAAAAGGCTCGAGACGGCCAAGGTCGCCGACCTCATGCAGCGCCAGTTCGTCCAGGTGGACCCCGATGTCACTCTGGAGCAGCTCCAGCGCGAGCTGGCCGGGCGCGAGGTCTACCCGCAGCTTCCCGTGGTGGCCGCGGGACGCCTGGTGGGTTTCTTGCCCTTGGGCAAATTAGAGGGTCTCAGCCGGGAACATTGGCTTCACGGCCGGGTGGGGCAGTTCACGGATAGAGATTTTCAAAAAATCAGCATCGGACCGGGACAGAGCGCCTGGGAGGCTTTGGAGGCCATGAAGGGCGGGTCTTGGGCCCAACTTTTCGTGGTTGAGGACGAGCGCCTGATCGGCGTGATCTCCGCGAACGACTTGCTGAGCTGGGTGCGCGCGAAGGCCGGCTAG
- the pdhA gene encoding pyruvate dehydrogenase (acetyl-transferring) E1 component subunit alpha, producing the protein MASGNLEKTAIPPLAILDLEGRADAQLEPKLSSAQLKQMFEDMVRVREFDTRAIGLQRQGRMGTYAPSTGQEAVQIGSAAALTAGDWVAPSFREQGVLLSRGVKPTTMFLFFMGTEEGNRLPRKLRSLPYCVPCASQVLHAVGIAMAAKFKKDPVAVTAYFGDGATSEGDFHEGLNFAGVYQTPNVFICQNNQWAISTPRTIQTRSETLAEKALAYGFSGRQVDGNDVLAVYRATSEAAKRAREGGGPTLIECLTYRLGVHTTSDDPSRYRDEAEVQAWRAKDPLDRFEKYLLHKGVLVAGDRERLAAEIGERLKAAAEEAEEICRNLSPDEMFTYMYADIPEFLKLQREDVLAQTVSLEPGGRAHG; encoded by the coding sequence ATGGCGTCGGGAAACCTGGAAAAAACCGCGATCCCTCCCCTTGCGATCCTCGATCTCGAGGGCCGCGCCGACGCGCAACTCGAACCCAAGCTCAGCTCCGCCCAACTCAAGCAAATGTTCGAAGACATGGTGCGGGTCCGCGAGTTCGACACGCGCGCCATCGGCCTGCAACGCCAGGGTCGCATGGGAACCTATGCGCCGTCCACAGGACAGGAGGCGGTGCAGATCGGTTCGGCCGCCGCCCTGACGGCCGGCGATTGGGTCGCGCCCTCCTTCCGCGAGCAAGGCGTCCTGCTCAGCCGCGGCGTGAAGCCCACGACGATGTTCCTCTTCTTCATGGGCACCGAGGAAGGCAACCGGCTGCCGCGGAAATTGCGCAGCCTGCCCTACTGCGTGCCCTGCGCAAGCCAAGTCCTGCACGCGGTCGGCATCGCGATGGCCGCAAAATTCAAAAAGGACCCGGTCGCGGTGACCGCCTATTTCGGCGACGGCGCGACCAGCGAGGGCGATTTCCACGAAGGCCTGAATTTCGCCGGCGTCTACCAAACCCCCAACGTCTTTATCTGCCAGAATAACCAATGGGCGATCTCGACGCCGCGCACGATCCAGACGCGCAGCGAGACGCTGGCCGAGAAGGCGCTGGCCTACGGCTTTTCCGGGCGGCAGGTCGACGGCAACGACGTCCTCGCGGTGTACCGCGCGACCTCGGAGGCGGCGAAGCGCGCCCGGGAAGGCGGCGGGCCCACTTTGATCGAGTGCCTCACCTACCGGCTGGGGGTGCACACCACCTCCGACGACCCCAGCCGCTATCGGGACGAGGCGGAGGTCCAGGCCTGGCGGGCCAAGGATCCCCTCGACCGCTTCGAGAAATACCTGCTGCACAAGGGGGTTTTGGTCGCGGGCGATCGCGAGCGGCTCGCCGCCGAGATCGGCGAGCGGCTCAAGGCCGCGGCGGAGGAGGCCGAAGAGATCTGCCGCAATTTAAGCCCCGACGAGATGTTCACCTACATGTACGCGGACATCCCGGAATTTCTGAAACTCCAACGCGAGGACGTCCTCGCCCAGACGGTGTCGCTGGAGCCGGGCGGGAGGGCGCATGGATAA
- a CDS encoding alpha-ketoacid dehydrogenase subunit beta, producing MDKLTLVQAVNRALLIAMQEDPDVVLLGQDIGKAGGVFRATEGLQERFGKERVLDTPLAEAAIVGCAVGMALYGIKPVAELQFSGFAYQAFHQIEQHVSRYRNRTRGEYPLPMVIRMPYGGGIRAFEHHSESREAYYAHTPGLKVVIPSTPRDALGLLRAAIRDPDPVIFMEPKRIYRSLKEEIPADAPLVPIGRAKLVKSGEDLTLISYGAMMPVALEAAEQLGGDHSIEIIDLRTLKPLDEATLVASVQKTGRAVVVHEAPRGLGMGAEISALLMERAFLSLKAPVARVTGYDVQMPYYQLENYYMPSVARVVQALRDTLSY from the coding sequence ATGGATAAGCTCACCCTCGTCCAGGCCGTCAACCGGGCCCTGCTGATCGCGATGCAGGAGGACCCCGACGTCGTCCTGCTGGGCCAGGACATCGGCAAGGCAGGCGGGGTGTTCCGCGCCACCGAGGGCCTGCAGGAGCGCTTCGGCAAGGAGCGCGTCCTCGACACGCCGCTCGCGGAGGCCGCCATCGTGGGCTGCGCCGTCGGCATGGCGCTCTACGGAATCAAGCCGGTGGCGGAGCTGCAGTTCTCGGGCTTCGCCTACCAGGCCTTCCACCAGATCGAGCAGCACGTCTCGCGCTACCGCAACCGCACGCGCGGGGAATACCCCCTGCCGATGGTGATCCGCATGCCCTACGGCGGCGGGATCCGCGCCTTCGAGCACCACTCCGAGAGCCGCGAGGCCTATTACGCGCACACGCCGGGGCTCAAGGTCGTCATTCCTTCAACGCCGCGCGACGCGCTGGGCCTGCTGCGCGCGGCGATCCGCGATCCCGACCCGGTCATCTTCATGGAGCCGAAAAGGATCTACCGCAGCCTCAAGGAGGAAATCCCCGCCGACGCGCCGCTTGTCCCCATCGGCCGAGCCAAGCTGGTGAAGAGCGGCGAGGATCTCACCTTGATCTCCTACGGGGCCATGATGCCGGTGGCCCTCGAGGCGGCGGAGCAGCTGGGCGGCGACCATTCGATCGAGATCATCGACCTGCGCACGCTCAAGCCCCTCGACGAGGCAACCCTGGTCGCCTCGGTGCAGAAGACCGGGCGGGCGGTGGTGGTCCACGAGGCGCCGCGCGGCCTGGGCATGGGGGCGGAGATCTCCGCGCTGCTCATGGAGCGGGCCTTCCTCTCGCTGAAGGCCCCGGTGGCCCGAGTGACGGGCTACGACGTGCAGATGCCCTACTACCAGCTGGAGAACTACTACATGCCGAGCGTCGCCCGCGTGGTCCAGGCCCTGCGCGACACCCTCTCCTATTGA